One stretch of Chitinophaga pendula DNA includes these proteins:
- a CDS encoding SusD/RagB family nutrient-binding outer membrane lipoprotein, with product MQKLLRYIIPLILTLAACTKNFTETNTDPNQFGKSTPEALLAGAIKRTGDMMGIANTNYHWTYSHLITMTAGSSRYGVGEDGFWETAYVELLGNLHQVNIQFADKEGFGNRVQIARIWEQFVYALLVGTYGPIPMKNALKPNQGPTILFDTEDEVYTAILDNLKDAAAKIDPAKDKLTYDVLYGGDLLKWKHFANTLRLRIALRCRRNLQTVADKHISEIMQDPASTLSAENETAKVAYENIDGNQNPYYTKFIRNYYPVDIMPKMSDLLFTYFRSYKDPRIGIYFDSIPAVINRFQLTDTLTSTHDDSLRIVTYPIPYFGIPKSPFLLPAWGLSGDPIGGLNINAYSDPRRSTFYAPERPFIFLSYAESAFLKAEAALLGFGGPAAAEQYYNTGIDANCSYWNVPATAAATYKAQPGILWDTEGKGFRTYLNITGTDIPADNLHKIWIQRWINYFPDGGFDSWCLERQTRFLDLPPLTNPANQYISEIYADLPNRWIYPSTVVTYNAAGYADAVSKLSGDEHSPYTNLRFLQPLQRKNWNTAPAAFNFSFIQKWFGNNVEDLSAKGIPYKIVRAYKQ from the coding sequence ATGCAAAAACTACTACGATATATCATCCCACTCATACTCACACTAGCTGCGTGTACCAAAAACTTCACGGAAACCAATACCGACCCTAACCAGTTCGGTAAATCCACCCCCGAAGCACTCCTCGCCGGTGCCATCAAACGTACCGGCGATATGATGGGAATAGCCAACACCAACTATCACTGGACATACTCCCATCTTATCACTATGACCGCCGGCAGCTCCCGCTACGGAGTAGGAGAGGATGGCTTCTGGGAAACCGCCTACGTAGAACTCCTCGGCAACCTCCACCAGGTAAATATCCAGTTCGCAGATAAAGAGGGCTTCGGCAACCGCGTGCAGATCGCCCGCATATGGGAACAGTTCGTATATGCCTTGCTGGTAGGTACCTACGGACCCATCCCCATGAAAAATGCGCTCAAACCCAATCAAGGCCCTACCATCCTCTTCGATACCGAAGATGAAGTATACACCGCCATCCTCGACAACCTAAAAGACGCCGCCGCCAAGATCGATCCGGCAAAAGATAAACTCACCTACGATGTCCTCTACGGCGGCGACCTACTCAAATGGAAACATTTCGCCAATACCCTCCGCCTCCGCATCGCACTCCGCTGCCGCAGAAACCTGCAGACCGTCGCCGACAAACACATCAGCGAGATCATGCAGGACCCCGCCAGCACCCTCAGCGCAGAAAATGAAACCGCCAAAGTAGCCTACGAAAATATCGATGGTAACCAAAACCCTTATTACACTAAGTTCATTCGTAACTACTACCCGGTCGATATCATGCCCAAAATGAGTGACCTCCTCTTCACCTACTTCCGGTCGTATAAAGACCCCCGCATCGGCATCTACTTCGATTCCATACCAGCGGTCATCAATCGCTTTCAACTCACCGACACACTCACCAGCACCCACGACGACTCCCTGCGCATCGTCACCTATCCCATCCCTTATTTCGGTATCCCCAAATCGCCCTTCCTGCTACCAGCATGGGGCCTCTCCGGCGATCCGATCGGTGGGCTTAATATCAACGCCTACTCCGATCCGCGCCGCAGTACCTTCTATGCCCCCGAACGGCCTTTCATCTTCCTGTCATACGCCGAGTCCGCCTTCCTCAAAGCAGAAGCCGCCCTCCTCGGATTCGGTGGCCCCGCCGCCGCCGAACAGTACTACAACACCGGCATAGATGCCAATTGCTCCTACTGGAACGTCCCAGCTACCGCCGCCGCTACCTACAAAGCACAACCAGGCATACTATGGGACACCGAAGGCAAAGGCTTCCGCACCTACCTCAACATCACAGGAACGGATATACCGGCAGATAACCTCCATAAGATCTGGATACAACGCTGGATCAACTACTTCCCCGATGGCGGATTCGACTCCTGGTGCCTCGAACGCCAAACCAGGTTCCTCGACCTGCCACCTCTCACCAACCCGGCTAATCAATACATCTCCGAGATATACGCCGACCTACCCAACAGATGGATATACCCGTCTACCGTAGTCACCTACAATGCCGCCGGATACGCCGATGCCGTCAGCAAACTCAGTGGCGACGAACACTCGCCGTACACCAACCTCCGCTTCCTCCAGCCACTACAACGCAAAAACTGGAACACCGCACCGGCAGCATTCAACTTCTCCTTCATCCAGAAATGGTTTGGCAACAACGTCGAAGATCTCAGCGCCAAAGGCATTCCCTATAAGATCGTCCGCGCTTATAAACAATAA